One Desulfonatronovibrio hydrogenovorans DSM 9292 DNA segment encodes these proteins:
- the rpiB gene encoding ribose 5-phosphate isomerase B — MKKKIVFGSDHAGMNLKETLMDHLGHGYDIMDVGPSEKTSCDYPVYAKKLCTKVLELGCPGILICGSGIGMSIAANRIPGIRAALCSNEYMARMSRMHNNANVLCLGERIIGVDLARSIMDAFLCSSFEGGRHLQRIELMENMVQSC, encoded by the coding sequence ATGAAGAAAAAAATTGTTTTTGGTTCGGATCACGCCGGGATGAATCTCAAAGAGACCCTGATGGATCACCTTGGCCATGGGTATGACATCATGGATGTGGGACCTTCAGAAAAGACAAGTTGTGATTATCCGGTTTATGCAAAAAAGCTCTGCACCAAGGTCCTGGAACTCGGGTGCCCGGGCATACTCATCTGTGGATCAGGGATTGGAATGTCCATTGCAGCCAATCGCATTCCCGGGATTAGGGCAGCCCTGTGCTCCAATGAATACATGGCCAGAATGTCCAGGATGCATAACAATGCCAATGTCCTCTGCCTGGGGGAAAGAATTATCGGGGTTGACCTGGCCAGAAGTATTATGGACGCTTTCCTCTGCTCTTCCTTTGAAGGAGGAAGGCACCTTCAACGGATCGAGCTGATGGAAAATATGGTCCAGTCCTGCTGA
- the tkt gene encoding transketolase, which translates to MTKELDYKVVNIIKGLIMDGTRKADSGHPGGAMSSADYLYILFREFLDFNPEDDQWFNRDRFVLSAGHESMLLYSVLCMSGFLTLDDLKSFRQWGSRTPGHPEHHMTPGVEATTGPLGQGVGMSVGMAVAESFLRANLGSEICNHFTYVLASDGDLQEPISLGSAALAGGWGLGKLIVYYDSNKIQLAGPTDRADCSDYKKIFEAFCWQVIEIDGHDHDQIRKAITAAKTEEQRPTLIIGHTVMAKGSASLEGSEKTHGAPFSPEEISQTKARLSLPQDKEFYLPQDALDHFQDRFSSLIQKADHWKHRLDEVLRSSEEKTRFWNFIHAAPESRHLDFPDFEPGQNIATRKAFGSCLNALMDQLPNFLGGSADLDPSNQTVKFREGTGIFHNVTNPSGRYLPFGVREFPMGAILNGMALHGGVIGFGATFLVFSDYERNALRMAALQKLPVLHIFTHDSFYVGEDGPTHQPIEHISSLRLIPDFYVFRPADAVETKLSLGIALAQTKTPSALMLTRQGVPVLDLDKFPQVATGVEKGAYILKDVQDPEIIIIASGSEVHIAMEAASILAPSRIRVVSAPCLELFEAQDDEYKETILPGHVRKRFAIEAGRKDIWYRYVGLDGYVYGLDRFGESAPGKVLAEKFGFTAKQFAEFVKKRI; encoded by the coding sequence ATGACAAAAGAACTCGATTACAAAGTAGTCAACATTATCAAGGGACTGATCATGGATGGCACCAGAAAGGCTGATTCCGGCCATCCTGGTGGGGCCATGTCTTCAGCCGATTATTTATATATTCTGTTCAGGGAATTCCTTGATTTCAATCCTGAGGATGACCAGTGGTTTAACCGGGACAGGTTTGTTCTGTCAGCAGGGCATGAATCCATGCTTCTTTACAGTGTGCTGTGCATGAGCGGCTTTCTGACCCTGGACGACCTGAAGTCCTTCAGGCAGTGGGGCAGCCGGACTCCGGGGCATCCCGAACACCATATGACTCCGGGAGTCGAAGCCACCACCGGGCCCCTGGGACAGGGGGTGGGAATGTCCGTAGGCATGGCTGTTGCCGAGTCTTTTTTACGGGCCAACCTGGGATCTGAGATCTGCAATCATTTTACGTATGTCCTGGCATCAGATGGAGACCTGCAGGAACCTATTTCTCTGGGCAGTGCTGCTCTGGCTGGAGGATGGGGGCTTGGCAAGCTCATTGTTTACTACGACAGCAATAAGATTCAGCTGGCTGGACCAACAGACCGGGCTGACTGCTCTGATTATAAAAAAATATTTGAGGCCTTCTGCTGGCAGGTCATAGAGATAGACGGACATGACCACGACCAGATCCGAAAGGCCATTACAGCTGCAAAGACCGAAGAACAGAGGCCGACCTTGATCATCGGTCATACTGTTATGGCCAAGGGCAGTGCAAGTTTAGAGGGCAGTGAAAAAACCCACGGGGCTCCCTTTTCTCCAGAGGAAATATCTCAAACCAAAGCAAGACTCAGCCTTCCCCAGGACAAGGAATTCTACCTTCCCCAGGACGCCCTGGACCATTTCCAGGACAGGTTTTCATCCCTGATTCAGAAAGCGGATCACTGGAAACACAGGCTTGATGAGGTGCTGCGCAGCTCTGAAGAAAAGACCAGGTTTTGGAATTTCATCCATGCTGCACCTGAGTCCAGACATCTTGATTTTCCAGACTTTGAGCCCGGGCAGAACATTGCAACCCGCAAGGCATTTGGTTCCTGTTTGAATGCCTTGATGGATCAGCTGCCTAATTTTCTAGGTGGATCAGCAGACCTTGACCCTTCTAACCAGACTGTAAAATTCAGGGAAGGGACCGGAATTTTTCATAACGTCACCAACCCGTCCGGAAGGTACCTGCCGTTTGGAGTAAGGGAGTTCCCCATGGGAGCAATCTTGAACGGCATGGCTCTTCATGGGGGAGTAATCGGCTTTGGAGCAACCTTCCTTGTTTTTTCCGACTACGAGAGAAACGCCCTGCGCATGGCTGCGCTGCAGAAGCTTCCGGTGCTCCATATATTCACCCATGATTCGTTCTATGTCGGGGAAGACGGTCCCACCCACCAGCCCATAGAACACATCAGTTCCTTGCGGCTTATCCCGGATTTTTATGTGTTCAGACCGGCAGATGCCGTGGAGACGAAACTATCCCTGGGAATAGCCTTGGCCCAGACCAAAACTCCCAGTGCCTTAATGCTGACCAGACAGGGAGTGCCGGTTCTGGATCTTGACAAGTTTCCCCAGGTCGCAACCGGGGTGGAAAAAGGGGCATACATACTCAAGGACGTTCAGGACCCGGAAATAATCATCATTGCTTCGGGTTCCGAAGTTCACATCGCCATGGAGGCTGCTTCAATTCTTGCCCCGTCCAGGATCAGGGTGGTCAGCGCCCCGTGTCTGGAGTTGTTTGAAGCCCAGGACGATGAGTATAAGGAAACCATCCTGCCTGGGCATGTCAGGAAGAGGTTCGCCATTGAAGCTGGTAGAAAAGACATCTGGTACAGGTATGTGGGGCTGGATGGATACGTCTATGGGCTGGACAGATTTGGAGAGTCAGCCCCAGGCAAGGTCCTGGCTGAGAAATTCGGTTTTACTGCCAAACAGTTTGCTGAATTCGTCAAAAAGAGGATCTAG
- the ahbA gene encoding siroheme decarboxylase subunit alpha: MSTQPDLSREDRKILDIIQTDFPLESRPYAVIGAKIGLTEAETLSRVRRLKQKGVIRRIGANFQSKKLGWHSTLCAACVPQDKIEEFVAEVNSHPGVTHNYLRRHRQNIWFTYIGPSEEAVRNALQEITRKTGIEILNLPAKSMFKIKVDFPMEDRG, encoded by the coding sequence ATGTCAACTCAACCAGACTTATCCCGGGAAGATAGAAAAATCCTGGACATCATTCAGACTGATTTTCCTCTGGAATCAAGGCCTTACGCTGTTATCGGAGCCAAAATCGGCCTGACTGAGGCTGAAACCCTCAGCCGGGTCAGAAGGCTCAAGCAAAAAGGAGTCATCAGGAGAATCGGGGCCAACTTTCAGTCCAAAAAGCTGGGATGGCACAGCACCTTGTGTGCGGCCTGTGTTCCCCAGGACAAGATTGAGGAGTTTGTGGCCGAGGTTAACAGCCATCCCGGGGTGACCCACAATTATCTGCGCAGACACAGGCAGAATATATGGTTTACCTACATCGGCCCTTCTGAAGAAGCTGTCAGGAATGCCCTTCAGGAAATAACCCGCAAGACCGGCATAGAGATCCTGAACCTGCCTGCCAAAAGCATGTTTAAGATAAAAGTGGACTTTCCAATGGAGGATAGAGGCTGA